The following are from one region of the Petrotoga miotherma DSM 10691 genome:
- a CDS encoding thymidine phosphorylase: protein MRAYDIIKNKRDAKENTREEIEFMIKGYLENLIPDYQVSSWLMAIFFHHLSEEESYNLTDVMLKSGDIIDLSKITGKKIDKHSTGGVGDKTTIAIAPMVASLGVKIAKLSGRSLGHTGGTIDKLESIPGFKTSLTTQEFFEIANNVGIVVSGQTGNIAPADKKLYSLRDSTATVEELSLIASSIMSKKLAITSDGILLDIKVGSGAFMKNIEDAKELGRIMLKIAERYNKNTIALITNMDQPLGENVGNALEVMEAIDTIKGKGPKDFSELCLEISSHMASLSGIITYEEAKKKLIENIENGIVKEKMKEWIKAQGGKEEVVDDPSKYLNIAPKTLEFKAKEQGYITVIDTEKIGLASMVLGAGRQKKEDTIDKSVGLTINKKLGDKVEVGETIAKLFISEKSDVDASLKLLNEAYNISKERPKNINKNVIFDVLFSDEKS from the coding sequence TTGAGAGCATATGATATAATTAAAAACAAAAGAGATGCTAAAGAAAATACAAGAGAAGAAATAGAATTTATGATCAAAGGTTATTTAGAAAACCTTATTCCAGATTATCAAGTTTCTTCCTGGTTAATGGCGATATTCTTCCATCATTTATCAGAGGAAGAAAGTTATAATCTTACGGATGTAATGCTTAAAAGCGGAGATATTATAGACTTATCAAAGATTACAGGTAAAAAAATTGACAAGCACTCTACGGGAGGCGTTGGAGACAAAACAACAATAGCAATAGCGCCTATGGTTGCCTCGCTAGGTGTTAAAATAGCCAAATTATCAGGCAGATCCTTAGGGCACACCGGAGGGACCATAGACAAACTTGAATCTATTCCTGGTTTTAAAACCTCTCTAACTACTCAAGAATTCTTTGAAATAGCGAACAATGTAGGGATTGTTGTCTCCGGACAGACTGGAAATATAGCCCCTGCAGATAAAAAGTTGTATTCTTTAAGAGATTCTACCGCAACTGTTGAAGAACTATCCTTAATAGCTTCCAGTATAATGAGTAAAAAGCTCGCCATAACTAGTGACGGAATTCTATTGGATATCAAAGTGGGTTCAGGGGCGTTCATGAAAAATATAGAAGATGCCAAAGAGTTGGGTAGAATCATGCTAAAGATTGCAGAAAGATACAATAAAAATACTATAGCCTTAATTACCAATATGGATCAACCTTTAGGAGAAAACGTTGGTAATGCATTGGAAGTAATGGAGGCAATAGATACGATAAAAGGAAAAGGGCCTAAAGATTTTTCTGAGTTATGTTTAGAGATCTCTTCTCATATGGCTTCTTTATCTGGTATAATAACCTATGAAGAAGCGAAGAAAAAATTAATAGAAAACATAGAAAATGGCATAGTAAAAGAAAAAATGAAAGAATGGATAAAAGCGCAGGGCGGAAAAGAAGAAGTAGTTGATGATCCTAGTAAATATCTTAATATAGCACCAAAAACTTTAGAGTTCAAGGCAAAGGAGCAAGGTTACATAACCGTTATTGACACTGAAAAAATAGGTTTAGCTTCTATGGTATTAGGTGCGGGTAGGCAAAAAAAAGAAGATACTATCGATAAAAGTGTTGGATTAACAATTAATAAAAAGCTTGGAGATAAAGTTGAAGTAGGAGAGACAATAGCCAAGTTGTTTATCAGCGAAAAGAGTGACGTTGATGCCTCTCTAAAACTTTTAAATGAGGCTTACAACATTAGCAAAGAAAGACCTAAAAATATAAATAAAAATGTAATTTTTGATGTTTTGTTTTCTGATGAAAAAAGTTAA
- a CDS encoding phosphodiester glycosidase family protein → MKKLIFLFFLIIIAINLFSEEAIFISQKNSPLSMEAIKNQDYFYINVEHLSKYDNMVMNRTSRIMYIIYNKNVLEISLNDYYSKINFIDKYNNSVLIIDENVYIREDVLSIFLQLNSFKDIDTIFFYSEIPKITTCNASTSEIEIGFNSYLSDNSITLTKITKDGDYLLSIKPVAPMESIPNNLDYSYSNNTAYLKFKSDFNYEVNLNGKNLSIIIDEKAISTNHDTDMDKTISENTGLQYIERTEELNGQRLKIYQLIVDPKRYQIKVDLNNLGTRSDVYSFLKDKNPIFSVNASFFDPQTLEPVGNIISDSTLLHLSSYSRPALIIGTNFLDIDYIKLEYQINIDNLLFWIKSINSTWKGDVKLYTHHYKGTITETEEDYVFFLIDENNRIISKSKTAPSEGEKLILVDKKYEKYLEDISLGTKVDFTLNKSENLSIDPVLLLEGGPILIHSKYTQEQLDAEKKSYSNGIIYGKAPRTVVAIDKDQNINLMVIEGLNNSETGLTYDETRNLLFKIGEFEVAMMLDGGSSSIVYYEGKIQNFKNEKTRNYIPVLLSVYEKIP, encoded by the coding sequence ATGAAAAAGCTTATCTTTCTCTTCTTTCTAATAATTATAGCAATAAATTTATTTTCTGAAGAAGCTATTTTTATATCTCAAAAAAACTCTCCTCTCAGTATGGAAGCTATCAAAAATCAAGATTATTTTTATATTAATGTTGAGCATCTTTCCAAATATGATAATATGGTAATGAATCGCACTTCCAGAATAATGTATATAATATACAATAAAAATGTTTTAGAAATTAGTTTGAACGATTATTACTCCAAAATAAATTTTATAGACAAATACAATAATTCCGTACTTATTATTGATGAAAATGTATACATAAGGGAAGATGTCTTATCTATATTCTTACAGTTGAACAGTTTTAAAGATATTGACACTATTTTCTTCTATTCAGAAATTCCTAAAATAACCACCTGTAATGCGAGTACAAGTGAAATCGAAATTGGATTTAATTCATATCTTTCAGACAATTCGATCACTTTAACGAAAATAACAAAAGATGGAGATTACCTATTAAGCATAAAGCCTGTTGCCCCGATGGAAAGTATTCCAAATAACCTCGACTATTCATACTCAAACAATACTGCTTATTTAAAGTTCAAGAGTGATTTCAACTATGAAGTTAATTTAAATGGAAAAAATTTATCTATTATTATCGATGAAAAAGCTATTTCGACGAACCATGATACGGATATGGATAAAACCATATCTGAAAATACAGGCCTTCAGTACATTGAAAGAACCGAGGAATTAAACGGACAAAGGTTAAAAATTTACCAATTAATCGTTGATCCAAAAAGATATCAAATAAAAGTTGATCTGAATAATTTAGGAACACGCTCCGATGTGTATTCATTTTTAAAAGATAAAAATCCTATCTTTTCCGTTAACGCTTCTTTTTTTGACCCTCAAACCTTAGAACCAGTGGGGAATATAATATCCGATAGCACCCTATTACATTTGAGCTCTTATTCACGGCCTGCATTAATTATAGGAACAAATTTTCTAGACATCGACTATATTAAACTAGAATACCAAATAAATATTGATAACCTACTTTTTTGGATAAAATCCATTAATTCTACGTGGAAAGGAGACGTTAAATTATATACTCATCATTATAAAGGAACCATAACTGAAACAGAAGAGGATTATGTTTTTTTCTTAATCGATGAAAATAATCGAATTATATCAAAAAGCAAAACAGCTCCTTCTGAAGGGGAAAAATTAATACTTGTAGATAAAAAATACGAAAAATACCTGGAAGATATATCTTTGGGAACAAAAGTTGATTTTACGCTTAATAAAAGCGAAAATTTATCAATCGATCCTGTTTTACTTTTAGAGGGAGGGCCCATATTAATACATTCCAAATATACTCAAGAACAATTAGATGCCGAGAAAAAAAGTTACTCCAATGGAATAATTTATGGTAAAGCTCCCAGAACCGTGGTAGCGATAGATAAAGATCAGAATATCAATTTAATGGTCATTGAAGGCCTCAATAATTCAGAAACCGGTCTTACATACGATGAAACAAGAAACCTGCTCTTTAAAATTGGTGAGTTTGAAGTCGCAATGATGCTAGATGGTGGTAGTTCTTCGATAGTTTATTACGAGGGAAAGATACAAAATTTCAAAAACGAAAAAACACGTAATTATATTCCGGTACTTTTAAGTGTTTATGAAAAAATCCCGTAG
- the fusA gene encoding elongation factor G, translated as MSEYNAEKKRIVGFFGHHGCGKTTLMDDVLVNLGLTDRIGQRHLDKDPVEKEKGATFSNHIFSFDLDDSRIYFFDTPGSLDFIGDIQIALNAVDNVVIVINASAGVEVTTERIWNMARELNKPIVFYVNQMDKEGVNFENLIQELKESFEDEIRIVPFQVPIGEGPDFKGVINLLSNDVFTYEGGTGKSSKQSEIPDNAKDYLERFHSEIIEDIVETNEELMEKYFESGEEGLSQEELISSLHKAYDEDKIIPVFIGSALKNIGFDQLIKALISFGMTPLERKFYNEEGNEISSQENDQFVGIIVKNEVDPFVGKLTYLRVISGSLKPGSSIYIVEESTREKISHINIPRFDKNEEVERAGVGDILVIPKLKSSKINQTASSEETSNRLKLPEFPEPMISKSIAPNSKNEIDKITESLAKIAESDPTFKWEFDSETAETVISGMGTIHLEIMIEKLKKNFGIDFEVGKPKIAYKETIRSKTQAEYKHKKQTGGHGQYGHVKIEIEPLERGKGYEFVDKIVGGVIPKNFIPSVDKGIREAIKKGVLAGFPVVDIRVTLFDGSYHEVDSSDISFQIAARHAFKIAMESDNPVILEPIMHVEIFLPSENTGDVIGEVTAKRGRPLGMESAGKGYDKIVAEIPLAEMLDFSPRLSSISSGKGYFTMKFSHYAEVSPDIQNKIIEERKREEELQK; from the coding sequence TTGAGTGAATACAACGCTGAAAAAAAGAGGATCGTAGGATTCTTTGGACATCATGGATGCGGTAAAACTACCCTTATGGACGATGTCCTCGTAAATCTTGGTTTAACTGATAGAATAGGTCAAAGACATTTAGACAAGGATCCAGTTGAAAAAGAAAAGGGAGCAACCTTTTCCAACCACATTTTCTCGTTCGATTTAGATGATTCAAGGATCTACTTTTTTGATACACCGGGATCTTTAGACTTTATAGGAGATATACAAATAGCTTTAAACGCTGTGGACAACGTAGTTATTGTAATAAACGCTTCTGCTGGTGTGGAAGTCACAACAGAAAGAATTTGGAATATGGCAAGAGAATTAAATAAACCTATCGTATTTTATGTAAACCAAATGGATAAAGAAGGGGTTAACTTTGAAAACTTAATTCAAGAACTCAAAGAAAGTTTTGAAGACGAAATAAGAATCGTTCCTTTCCAGGTTCCCATAGGGGAAGGCCCAGATTTTAAAGGTGTTATAAATCTTTTATCAAATGACGTATTTACATATGAAGGAGGAACAGGCAAATCTTCTAAACAAAGCGAAATTCCAGATAACGCTAAAGATTATTTAGAAAGATTCCATTCTGAAATAATAGAAGATATTGTTGAAACTAACGAAGAACTAATGGAAAAATATTTTGAATCAGGCGAAGAAGGATTAAGCCAAGAGGAATTGATTTCCTCACTTCATAAAGCCTACGATGAAGATAAAATAATTCCTGTATTCATTGGATCAGCCTTAAAAAATATTGGTTTTGATCAATTGATAAAAGCTTTAATAAGTTTCGGAATGACACCGCTTGAAAGAAAATTTTACAATGAAGAAGGGAATGAGATTTCTTCTCAAGAAAACGATCAATTTGTAGGTATCATCGTTAAAAATGAAGTAGATCCATTCGTTGGAAAACTCACCTATCTGAGAGTCATTAGCGGTTCTTTAAAACCAGGTTCCAGTATCTATATTGTTGAAGAATCCACAAGAGAAAAAATCTCCCATATAAATATACCTAGATTTGATAAGAATGAAGAAGTAGAAAGGGCTGGCGTTGGGGATATCTTGGTTATACCTAAACTGAAATCAAGCAAGATAAACCAAACCGCATCCAGTGAAGAAACTTCAAATAGGTTAAAATTACCAGAATTTCCGGAACCAATGATATCTAAGTCCATCGCCCCTAATTCTAAAAATGAAATAGACAAAATTACTGAATCGTTAGCAAAAATTGCAGAATCAGACCCAACATTTAAATGGGAATTCGATTCTGAAACCGCAGAAACGGTCATAAGTGGAATGGGAACCATTCACTTAGAAATCATGATAGAAAAATTGAAAAAGAATTTCGGTATTGATTTTGAGGTAGGAAAACCAAAAATTGCCTACAAGGAAACCATAAGAAGTAAAACACAGGCCGAATACAAACACAAAAAACAAACCGGAGGGCATGGCCAATACGGTCACGTTAAAATAGAAATTGAACCGCTAGAAAGAGGAAAAGGTTATGAATTTGTTGATAAAATCGTTGGAGGTGTTATCCCAAAAAATTTCATACCATCTGTAGACAAAGGTATTAGAGAAGCCATCAAAAAAGGTGTTTTAGCTGGTTTTCCAGTTGTTGATATTAGAGTTACACTTTTTGATGGTTCTTACCATGAAGTTGACTCTTCAGACATTTCATTTCAAATAGCTGCAAGGCACGCATTTAAAATAGCCATGGAAAGTGACAACCCAGTTATTTTAGAACCAATTATGCATGTTGAAATATTCTTACCCAGTGAAAACACTGGAGACGTTATCGGTGAAGTTACAGCAAAAAGGGGAAGACCCCTAGGAATGGAATCAGCTGGAAAAGGATACGATAAGATAGTGGCTGAAATCCCATTGGCTGAAATGTTGGATTTTTCACCTCGTCTCAGTTCTATATCCTCAGGAAAGGGTTATTTTACTATGAAATTTTCCCATTATGCCGAAGTAAGCCCTGATATACAAAACAAAATAATAGAAGAAAGAAAAAGGGAAGAAGAATTACAGAAATAA
- a CDS encoding cob(I)yrinic acid a,c-diamide adenosyltransferase, producing MSISTKTGDKGETSLWSGERVSKDDIRVEAYGTIDELNSFLSEANYYLKSHEVKKIINEVQNNLFKVAGELASKSKTYKYPIQEEDVLKITNYVHVFENRLNLNSFVIPGRTVQSAKLDICRTIARRAERRIISLDKKEQLSEPLKKYVNRLSDLLFVLARFEEYIEDKIEFKKW from the coding sequence GTGTCCATTTCAACAAAAACAGGTGATAAGGGCGAAACTTCTCTTTGGAGTGGAGAAAGAGTATCAAAAGATGACATAAGGGTTGAAGCTTACGGTACCATAGATGAATTAAACTCATTCCTTTCAGAAGCAAATTATTATTTAAAATCTCATGAGGTGAAAAAAATAATAAACGAAGTACAAAATAATTTATTCAAAGTAGCCGGAGAGTTAGCTTCCAAAAGCAAAACATATAAATATCCTATTCAAGAAGAAGATGTCCTTAAAATTACCAACTATGTTCATGTATTTGAAAACAGGTTGAATTTAAATAGTTTCGTTATACCTGGAAGAACAGTGCAATCTGCTAAATTAGACATTTGTAGAACTATAGCTCGAAGAGCAGAAAGACGAATAATCTCTTTAGATAAAAAAGAACAGTTATCGGAACCCTTAAAAAAATATGTAAATCGATTATCTGATTTGTTATTCGTATTAGCTCGTTTTGAAGAGTACATAGAAGATAAAATTGAATTCAAAAAATGGTGA
- a CDS encoding DUF503 domain-containing protein — protein sequence MFCIKLELKIRLFGISSLKDKRSVVKTLINSLRKKYNVSALEGNYNDSKNYMGIFVSSLSQSRDYLLNLIEQIEDDIELNNGLEIEKEDYSIF from the coding sequence ATGTTCTGCATCAAATTAGAATTGAAAATTAGGTTGTTTGGGATCAGTTCTTTGAAAGACAAAAGATCGGTAGTGAAAACACTGATAAACTCATTAAGAAAAAAGTACAATGTATCTGCTCTAGAAGGAAATTATAACGACTCGAAAAATTACATGGGAATATTCGTATCGTCGTTAAGTCAAAGTAGAGATTACTTATTAAATCTTATTGAACAAATTGAGGATGACATCGAACTTAATAATGGTTTAGAGATTGAAAAGGAAGACTACTCAATTTTTTAA
- the yqeK gene encoding bis(5'-nucleosyl)-tetraphosphatase (symmetrical) YqeK, translating to MDLTSIIEELKMYLKITIKSKKRLEHIYNVVNFSKKLAQLHKLPEEKVEVAALGHDLFRDVDPTRLIKLAQFYKIQLDKFDKNRPILLHGKVSAEFLANKFHIDEDIYQAIYYHTSGYEKMRDIGKALVISDSAGDDRDFEGIEELRKVSFISLNEGYKLVIKNKISYALAKERYILEDTYKTWNTLCQI from the coding sequence TTGGATTTAACCAGCATTATAGAAGAATTAAAGATGTATTTAAAAATAACTATAAAGTCTAAAAAAAGATTAGAACATATCTACAACGTTGTTAATTTCTCAAAAAAATTAGCTCAACTCCACAAACTTCCAGAAGAAAAAGTTGAAGTCGCCGCGTTAGGACACGATTTATTTCGAGATGTAGATCCAACCAGGTTAATCAAATTGGCCCAGTTTTATAAAATTCAACTCGATAAATTCGATAAAAATCGCCCGATTCTCCTGCACGGAAAGGTAAGCGCAGAATTTTTGGCAAATAAATTCCATATTGACGAAGATATATACCAAGCGATATATTATCACACGAGCGGTTATGAAAAAATGAGAGATATAGGAAAAGCGCTTGTTATTTCCGATTCAGCCGGAGATGACAGGGATTTTGAAGGCATTGAAGAACTAAGAAAGGTATCGTTCATATCTTTGAATGAAGGTTACAAATTGGTGATAAAAAACAAAATAAGCTATGCATTAGCTAAAGAGAGATACATATTAGAAGATACATATAAAACATGGAACACCCTGTGTCAAATTTGA
- a CDS encoding M23 family metallopeptidase — MDSLKRTAVFFIISILAVVAFSSYSIVEHQVQSNETLYSISVKYNVSISTILDWNPNLSPNNLKIGQVILIPQPEGYLYEVKKGDNLTYIAKLFFTSVSDIVEANNLDSTTIFVNQKLFIPKSVVGKGFNNERNIIWPVYGTISSLYGWRVHPITKEYSFHKGIDLAAPTGTPVFCVEAGKVKFVGVNGGYGLMVEIESSKDSYVYGHLSQINVYENQYVEKGEMIARVGNTGLSTGPHLHFEVKKADTSYDPLVFLPSSNRIYVLDNIENEYGLGGN; from the coding sequence TTGGACAGTCTTAAAAGAACAGCTGTATTTTTTATTATCTCAATTTTGGCTGTAGTAGCCTTTTCGTCTTATTCTATCGTTGAACATCAAGTTCAAAGCAATGAAACATTGTATAGTATTTCAGTTAAATACAACGTATCAATTTCAACTATTTTGGATTGGAATCCTAATTTATCTCCCAACAATTTAAAAATTGGACAAGTAATATTAATCCCTCAACCAGAAGGGTATCTCTATGAAGTTAAAAAGGGAGATAATCTAACTTATATTGCTAAATTGTTTTTCACAAGCGTTTCTGATATAGTTGAAGCGAACAACCTCGATTCAACAACTATTTTTGTTAATCAAAAGCTTTTTATTCCTAAAAGTGTTGTAGGAAAAGGTTTTAATAATGAAAGGAACATAATCTGGCCGGTTTATGGTACTATTTCTTCCCTTTATGGATGGAGGGTTCATCCTATAACTAAAGAGTATTCTTTTCATAAAGGGATCGATCTTGCAGCACCTACTGGCACACCCGTTTTTTGCGTTGAAGCGGGGAAAGTAAAATTCGTTGGTGTAAACGGCGGATATGGTTTGATGGTTGAAATAGAATCTTCCAAGGATTCTTATGTTTACGGTCATCTCTCTCAAATAAATGTGTATGAAAACCAATATGTCGAAAAAGGCGAAATGATCGCAAGAGTGGGGAATACGGGTCTAAGTACCGGACCTCATCTTCATTTCGAAGTTAAAAAAGCTGATACAAGTTACGACCCCTTGGTATTTCTACCTTCTAGCAATAGAATTTATGTATTGGATAACATAGAAAACGAATATGGCTTAGGTGGAAATTAA
- a CDS encoding inorganic phosphate transporter — MILFYLIPAILLGWSLGSNNSSNVFGPAVASGLVPYKKAITISAILVFVGSVVGGRNGLNTLGTLTNLNIELLSLALFCAFLTMMFMSLIGLPASATQAVVGALIGVSILKGDFNSSILTRIFVSWIFTPIGALLFAFILYRLLALIFRKFLGVTAQDRFLKILTWIAICYSAYSLGANNVANVTGVFANVLFTPSLLLIIGGSSIAVGILSTNKKVLYTVGKGIVELDHFSSSVSILGAGVTLWIYSLIGVPVSAAQATIGAIVGVGIATGTRTFDTSTIMKVIFGWIGTPMISGLISLAVLFLIQLLS; from the coding sequence ATGATATTATTTTACTTGATCCCGGCTATTTTGTTAGGATGGTCCTTAGGCTCCAACAATTCTTCCAATGTATTTGGACCAGCTGTGGCTTCTGGATTGGTTCCATACAAAAAAGCTATTACAATATCTGCAATTCTTGTTTTTGTTGGTTCTGTTGTTGGAGGTAGAAATGGATTAAATACCTTGGGGACTTTGACAAATTTAAATATTGAACTACTGTCATTAGCTTTATTTTGTGCTTTTTTAACCATGATGTTCATGAGTTTGATTGGGCTTCCCGCATCTGCTACTCAAGCTGTTGTAGGAGCTCTGATTGGTGTAAGTATTCTAAAAGGAGATTTCAACTCATCCATTTTAACAAGAATTTTCGTTTCGTGGATATTTACTCCTATTGGTGCCTTGCTCTTTGCTTTTATATTATATAGACTTTTGGCCCTAATATTTAGAAAATTTTTAGGGGTTACAGCCCAAGATAGGTTTTTAAAAATACTAACATGGATCGCCATTTGTTATAGTGCCTATTCATTAGGAGCTAACAACGTTGCAAACGTTACTGGAGTATTTGCAAACGTTTTATTTACTCCTAGCCTTTTACTCATTATAGGTGGTTCATCAATAGCCGTTGGAATTTTATCTACCAACAAGAAGGTTTTGTATACAGTAGGAAAAGGGATTGTCGAATTGGATCATTTTTCTTCATCCGTATCGATTTTAGGGGCAGGGGTTACCCTGTGGATCTACTCTTTAATTGGTGTCCCCGTCAGTGCGGCACAGGCTACAATAGGAGCTATTGTAGGCGTTGGAATAGCAACAGGTACTAGAACTTTTGATACGAGCACAATAATGAAAGTAATTTTTGGTTGGATAGGAACCCCTATGATTTCTGGGCTTATTTCACTTGCAGTATTATTTCTAATTCAATTATTATCTTAA
- a CDS encoding FAD-dependent oxidoreductase — protein sequence MNTPEKSFFAPARAWKYLTKKPVTVPMEDILITPREASDRYRGFHINDWEKCIGCGTCSKICPTDAITMIEFEELPDVEGSKPERPSIDYGRCSFCGLCVDICTTGSLQMTKEYLHISKDPNTFFFIPTEEGIHGIKKPLGYVRDEDSDLLDLEREEMEIDPPEIRKTSFIEMVKGFSKEQAVREASRCVGCSICEKTCPAHMNIADYIKDIYDDDLQTGLKDLYKTNPLPAVCGRMCTHKCETVCTIGHRGEPIAIRWLKRYIVDNVPQDKYPEILDQEVIKKANAKVAIVGAGPAGLSAAYFLSLMGYEITVYEEKNRPGGVLNYGGPSYRLPDTAFEQDVNYIKSLGVKIITNTKVGKDITLEELKAKNDVIFVSTGFNKGRKLPIEGSDHEKVFDSLTILEEMKNYVRGEGPKPYIPKSLVVIGGGNVAMDVARSMLRLQNLEYKKSEVHVLSLERNFDEMPADEDEIVEGKEEGVIFHPGWGPVKVIVENGELKGVLFRKCLEVFDENGRFNPKYDESNTITVNADMVVMTVGQAPDYSYLPEEIQKNMKIERGRIKTNEYGQVEGVPWLFAGGDIVHGPDIIHGVADGHKAAQGIDQYIMDKQLSK from the coding sequence ATGAATACACCTGAAAAAAGTTTTTTTGCTCCAGCAAGGGCCTGGAAATACCTTACTAAAAAGCCTGTTACCGTTCCTATGGAGGATATTTTAATAACACCTCGAGAGGCTTCGGATAGATATAGAGGTTTTCATATAAACGATTGGGAAAAATGTATCGGTTGCGGTACTTGTTCAAAAATATGTCCAACGGATGCTATAACTATGATAGAGTTCGAAGAACTCCCAGATGTAGAAGGTTCTAAACCAGAAAGACCCTCGATAGATTATGGAAGATGCAGCTTTTGTGGTTTGTGTGTGGATATATGTACCACTGGTTCATTACAGATGACCAAAGAATATTTACATATATCTAAAGACCCAAACACCTTCTTTTTTATCCCCACAGAGGAAGGAATCCATGGAATTAAAAAACCTTTAGGTTATGTTAGAGATGAAGATTCAGACTTACTTGACTTAGAAAGAGAAGAAATGGAAATTGATCCACCAGAAATCAGAAAAACCTCATTCATAGAGATGGTTAAAGGATTTTCAAAAGAACAAGCTGTTAGAGAAGCTTCAAGATGTGTGGGATGTAGTATTTGTGAAAAGACATGTCCAGCCCATATGAACATAGCAGATTATATAAAAGATATATATGATGACGATCTTCAAACCGGGTTGAAAGATCTTTATAAAACGAATCCTTTGCCTGCTGTATGTGGAAGAATGTGTACTCACAAATGTGAGACAGTTTGTACCATAGGTCACAGGGGAGAACCAATAGCCATCAGATGGTTGAAAAGATATATAGTGGATAACGTTCCACAGGATAAATATCCAGAAATTTTAGATCAGGAAGTTATAAAAAAGGCTAACGCTAAGGTTGCCATCGTTGGAGCCGGACCTGCCGGACTTTCTGCAGCTTATTTCTTATCTTTAATGGGATATGAAATCACTGTTTATGAGGAAAAGAACAGGCCAGGAGGTGTTCTTAATTACGGAGGACCTTCCTATAGGCTTCCAGACACCGCTTTTGAGCAGGATGTAAATTATATAAAGTCACTGGGAGTGAAGATAATAACGAATACAAAAGTTGGAAAGGATATCACTTTAGAAGAATTAAAAGCAAAAAACGATGTAATATTTGTTTCAACTGGATTCAACAAGGGTAGAAAGCTTCCCATAGAAGGATCTGACCATGAAAAAGTCTTTGACTCTTTAACAATTTTAGAAGAAATGAAAAATTATGTCAGAGGAGAAGGCCCCAAGCCATATATACCTAAATCCCTTGTGGTAATAGGAGGAGGAAATGTTGCCATGGACGTTGCAAGGTCCATGCTCAGACTCCAAAACCTAGAATATAAAAAATCCGAAGTACATGTCCTTAGTTTGGAGAGAAACTTTGATGAGATGCCTGCTGATGAAGATGAAATTGTTGAAGGTAAAGAAGAGGGGGTAATTTTCCATCCAGGATGGGGTCCTGTGAAGGTAATAGTTGAAAATGGAGAATTGAAAGGTGTGTTGTTTAGGAAATGTTTAGAAGTATTCGACGAAAATGGAAGATTCAATCCAAAATACGATGAAAGTAACACTATTACGGTGAATGCGGATATGGTTGTAATGACTGTTGGGCAGGCTCCAGATTACAGCTATCTGCCGGAAGAAATCCAAAAAAACATGAAGATAGAAAGAGGAAGGATAAAAACAAACGAGTACGGTCAAGTGGAAGGAGTACCGTGGTTATTTGCAGGTGGGGATATAGTGCATGGTCCAGATATAATTCATGGAGTTGCAGATGGGCACAAAGCGGCTCAAGGAATAGACCAATATATAATGGACAAACAGCTTTCAAAATAA